CTGTCGGCCCAGGCACCGTGTACAAGAATGACGTGTTCGATAGTGCTCATGCCTTCTCCTGATTTCGGGTAGACGGGCGGGTTGCCCGTGCTGTGAATTCAGGGTCTATGCTAGGCGCGAGCTAAGAAGCAGATGGGTCGAAATACCGACGTTTCGGGACATCTCACTGGCTGCAGGATTGGCATACTCTGCAGAGAGTGCAGCCAGCATTAAGGCAACTTTCTGCACAGTGATCACCCTTGGTTTGAATGATCACCTGCAGGTGGCTTTATCCCTTGTCGATTGGGCCATCAGTTCAGGTTCATGAAGGTTACCGGCACCCATGAATAGCCTGTGTCTTCCTTGCGCAGGCGCCCAAAGCCAGGGAACGGCATATGAGCACCACCGACCAGGGTTTTGTCCTCTGCCAACTTCACGAAAAGGTCTTCGCGGGTCTTGATTGCGGTCGGTCCGTCAGCGTCGAACGCGATACCCACTTCGGGATGTGGCATTTGCACAGCGACGACGTGGGCAACGTCGCCCCAGATCAGCAGCGATTGGCCCTTGGACGAAACCCTGTAGCCCACATGCCCAGGCGTATGCCCCGGGATGGCAATGGGAGTAATGCCCGACACGATTTCATCCATGCCCTGCAATGGCTTCCATTTGCCAGCCGCCAGATAAGGCGCAGCAGCAGCCTGGGCAATTTGGAAGAATATTTTTGCGCCCTCCGGCGCTTTTTCCGCAATGTCCTTCGAAAGCCAGAAGTCACTCTCGGTCTTCATCATGGAAATCTGTGCCTTCGAGAACGCGCGCTGGCCTTTGGAGTCGTAGATTCCGCCAATGTGGTCGGCGTGCATATGGGTCAGCAACACCAGGTCGATTTGTGCGGGTTTGTAGCCAGCAGCCTTCAGGTTGTCAGTGAGCTTGCCAAGTGACGGCCCTCCCCAATGACCTCCGGTGCCCGTGTCGATGAGGATGAGTTTTGAACCCGTATTAATGAGATAGCCCGTTACCGAACCGGACACCTTTTGCGGATCATCGAAAAACGATCGCAGCAGCAGCGACTGGATGAGAGCCGGGTCGCCGCTGAGTAGCGATGAATCAATACTGATGCCGCCATCGAAGAGTGCGGTGACCTCGAAATCGCCCATCATCATGCGATAGAAGCCCGGGACTTGCTTCTGTTGCATAGGCGCTGCGGCCTGAACCGGCTCGACTGCGAAAAGTCCTCCGCCGATAGCCAGCGTTACTGCAAAGACGGCGCGAGAAGCTAGCGTGGAGAGTTTCATTCCCATTCCTTTTCGTTGGTAGAGGAGCACTGCAAAGGGACGAAGCCAACCGGCAACTCCCACTAGCGACCTACGGTACTGGCTGTTGATCTTAGTTCAGCATTCGAGAGGTCGTATTGAAAACGCGGCCAACGCCAACGCCAACGCCAACGCCTCGCTCCCTATTACTTCCCTTTCCAATTTCCCCGCCCGCCTCTACTCTGCCTTAACTCTTTCCCAGCACCGAGCACACCTCAAATGATGGACAGCCTCAGCGGCATCACGGCCTTCATTCAAGTCGCCGAAACCCGCAGCTTTACCGAAGCCGGTCGCTTGCTGGAGATCTCCTCCTCCGCCGTAGGCAAGAGCGTGGCGCGCATGGAAGAACGCCTGGGGGTGCGGCTGTTCCATCGCAGCACCCGCAGTGTCACCCTGACCACCGAAGGCGAGCTGTTCCTGGACCGCTGCAAACGCATCCTCAGCGAAGTGGAAGCGGCAGAAATGGAATTGCTGGAACTGTCCGCCACCCCGCGCGGCAAGGTGCGCATCAGCGTGCCGATCCAGAACGTGTTGATCATGCCGGTACTGGCTGGGTTCATGCGTGCCTACCCGGACATCGAGCTGGACGTGGACATGTCCGACCGCATGGTGGACGTGATCGAGGAAGGGTTCGACGCGGTGATCCGCACGGGCGCACCGCAGGATTCGCGGCTGATGGCGCGCAAGCTGGGGGGTTATCAATTGCAGTTGGTGGCATCGCCAGCGTATCTGGAGCGTCATGGTGATCCGACACACCCGGACGATTTGATCCGCCACGTGTGCCTGCTGCACAAGTTTCCGGCCACCGGGATGATCGAGCGTTGGCCGCTGCGCGTCGACGATACGCACATTGAGCCGAACCTGACGC
The Pseudomonas sp. GR 6-02 genome window above contains:
- a CDS encoding LysR family transcriptional regulator gives rise to the protein MDSLSGITAFIQVAETRSFTEAGRLLEISSSAVGKSVARMEERLGVRLFHRSTRSVTLTTEGELFLDRCKRILSEVEAAEMELLELSATPRGKVRISVPIQNVLIMPVLAGFMRAYPDIELDVDMSDRMVDVIEEGFDAVIRTGAPQDSRLMARKLGGYQLQLVASPAYLERHGDPTHPDDLIRHVCLLHKFPATGMIERWPLRVDDTHIEPNLTRALTCTTMDPLTYLAIDGVGIACLPDFSIRQPLADGRLKVVLADYTDHTGNLWMLWPASKQTAPRLRVLIDFFKDNILKV
- a CDS encoding MBL fold metallo-hydrolase, with protein sequence MKLSTLASRAVFAVTLAIGGGLFAVEPVQAAAPMQQKQVPGFYRMMMGDFEVTALFDGGISIDSSLLSGDPALIQSLLLRSFFDDPQKVSGSVTGYLINTGSKLILIDTGTGGHWGGPSLGKLTDNLKAAGYKPAQIDLVLLTHMHADHIGGIYDSKGQRAFSKAQISMMKTESDFWLSKDIAEKAPEGAKIFFQIAQAAAAPYLAAGKWKPLQGMDEIVSGITPIAIPGHTPGHVGYRVSSKGQSLLIWGDVAHVVAVQMPHPEVGIAFDADGPTAIKTREDLFVKLAEDKTLVGGAHMPFPGFGRLRKEDTGYSWVPVTFMNLN